The following coding sequences lie in one Acidobacteriota bacterium genomic window:
- a CDS encoding VCBS repeat-containing protein, translating to MQESAPTELWRNLERTALQGRNTPGLPNNARALRLNTAALADVLNRAPREFKEKASEVILPLPLPDGSFARFRLEESPVLVPEVAAQYPEIKSYRGQALDNPALTMRCDWSPRGFHALLLGSTQSVTIQPAQANDAATYVSYDSTVSELSGICGVTADQQVAGALTSLKQNSPRVSTGNNLRTYRIAIATTQEYTNDPQLGGGTVAGAVASLNTWINAVNVLYERDLAVRLLLVTNNALIFTAEPDPFTNGNEDAMLDEIVNPLRNVIGAANYDLGHVLGTGGSGVAGFGVVCSNTGNSKERGASRMQGPVGGGFTSLLAHEIGHQFGASHTHNALNCAGRTAETAFEAGGGLSLMAYRGNCTGNVLAITNGADVLNFHASSIVQVQTFLATTACAATVATGNNPPVVSGGPDYTIPRNTPFTLTAVGNDPDLADVANLTYAWHQVDSGGANFANPPYNDAGDPPTTTRPIFRPFGPTASPARTFPSLTYILNNANTPPDTLPGQFGQTFQTAEQLPRVARQINFRVVLRDNRAGGGGLNDDNVTLTVDGASGPFLVTAPNTAVTWTVGSQQTVTWSINNTNAAPINAASVRLTLSVDGGQSFPFVLAASVPNNGTANVTVPNGLNTTAARVKVEALGNIFFDISDVNFAINAGAACPNVTALAPSVGNPGTVVTLTGVGLTGVTAVRFSNNVAAAAFNVVNDTTLTATVPAGAVTGPLTLSKATCPEVTTPVFVFCTNPATTLQVDDNGFEGGAGGTYFANRLTPATYPASLRSISLQLDVPAGTNITLLTGANPSGNANINDLPLQRTAVTAGPPGQFREYNVPALTLGSGDFVVGCFVEGTQFPIAFDTTTPQMRSYNGFGGTNWNQLNDRNYPIRAQILTGCGSGVTCPMVTGLTPNNGSVGTMVNIAGANFAGVTAVRFSNNVNAAFTVNGDSQITATVPNGAVTGPLTIVRPNCPDAQTAAFTVNPINCATVTGVNPPRAAVGGTVTITGTNLTGVSIVKFTNEVSAVFTVDSDAQITATVPNGATPGPITLSKTGCPTLQTAAITLCNTPLSAQVDDGTQQGASGAFGQVFLVNRLTPMAYPATLNSVIIRFDPFQAIPTGTAFTLLGAANPNGGANIDNLAFQQVNAQVGTLREFVTYNLTTPVTINAGDFVVGFSINRENSFPLLRNTNNPQGRSYSSNNGTNFAVIEGNANLLIRAGYTLGCGAGPVCATVTNLNPTTGMTGAQVVITGTGLTGVTGVRFSNNVAAQFTADSDTQITATVPAGAVTGPLTITKPGCADVQTAAFTVTAPPTCPTITNLTPAEGLVAAQVMLTGTNFTGVTGVAFSNNVAAQFNVVNDTQITATVPAGAVTGPLTLTKPNCADTLSAPFTVLPPADPMLDINNVEAREGNGANRRNAPQTTTPVTFTVTLGGVRGYNQTITVNYATADNTALAGSDYIATSGTLNFAPPFTQNTATRTITVLLINDNGHEANEDFFVNLSGAVNAVLHDGQGDCTILDDDCVAFAFAPSALPNALPGVAYQQQLSVSGGQAPYFFALAADSTLPPGLNLSPTGLLAGTPTQNGVFSFAVEVDDDFGCFDDHLYTLRVGKRITPADFDGDGQADLGVWRGNNGNWLTLNSGNGQLQTVQWGAGVAPYNDVIVPGDYDGDGKADQAIWRGADSIWYIRKSSDGQSLLKLFGSSNAPYFDVPAPADYDGDGKTDIAVWRPADGRFYVLKSSDGGFLIEAWGTAGDKPVPGDYDGDGKADFAVWRPGDGNWYIKKSSGGFQVIAWGAGAAPFLDVPVPADFDGDGKADCAVWRTSSSTWYIRPSATPNAPVVTAWGASGAPFFDTPAPADFDGDGKADIAVWRRNNATWYVLRSSNGTYLIQANGQSGDTPIPGAPR from the coding sequence TTGCAAGAGAGCGCACCAACGGAACTCTGGCGCAACCTCGAACGCACCGCGTTGCAAGGTCGCAACACACCGGGCCTGCCCAATAATGCCCGCGCGTTGCGTTTGAATACCGCCGCGTTGGCCGACGTGCTCAACCGCGCGCCGCGCGAATTCAAGGAAAAAGCCAGTGAAGTCATTCTGCCGTTGCCGCTGCCGGATGGGTCGTTCGCGCGTTTCCGGCTGGAAGAATCGCCGGTGCTCGTGCCCGAAGTTGCCGCGCAGTATCCCGAAATCAAAAGCTATCGCGGCCAGGCGCTCGACAATCCGGCGTTGACGATGCGTTGCGATTGGTCGCCGCGCGGCTTTCATGCGCTGCTGCTGGGCAGCACGCAATCCGTCACCATTCAACCGGCGCAAGCGAATGACGCGGCCACTTATGTCAGTTACGACAGCACGGTCAGCGAACTTAGCGGCATCTGCGGGGTGACGGCAGACCAGCAAGTCGCGGGCGCGCTCACTTCGCTCAAACAGAATAGCCCGCGCGTCTCGACCGGCAACAACCTGCGCACCTACCGCATTGCCATTGCGACGACACAGGAATATACCAACGACCCGCAACTGGGCGGCGGCACGGTGGCCGGCGCGGTGGCCTCGCTCAACACCTGGATCAATGCCGTCAATGTGCTGTATGAACGCGACCTGGCGGTACGGCTGTTGCTGGTCACCAACAATGCGCTGATCTTTACGGCGGAACCCGACCCTTTCACCAATGGGAATGAAGACGCGATGCTGGACGAGATCGTGAATCCGTTGCGCAACGTCATCGGCGCGGCCAATTACGATCTGGGCCACGTGCTGGGGACAGGTGGTTCGGGGGTGGCGGGCTTCGGCGTGGTTTGCAGCAACACCGGCAACAGCAAGGAACGCGGCGCGAGCCGTATGCAAGGGCCGGTTGGCGGCGGGTTCACCTCGCTGCTCGCGCACGAGATCGGTCACCAATTCGGCGCTTCGCATACGCACAATGCTTTGAATTGCGCTGGCCGTACCGCCGAGACCGCGTTTGAAGCTGGCGGCGGTTTGTCGCTGATGGCCTATCGCGGGAATTGCACCGGCAATGTGCTCGCCATTACGAACGGCGCGGACGTGCTGAATTTTCACGCCAGCAGCATTGTCCAAGTCCAAACCTTTCTGGCGACGACGGCTTGCGCGGCGACGGTGGCAACGGGCAACAATCCACCGGTCGTCAGTGGCGGGCCTGATTACACGATCCCGCGCAACACGCCCTTTACGTTGACGGCCGTTGGCAATGATCCCGACCTCGCCGACGTCGCCAATTTGACCTATGCCTGGCACCAGGTAGATTCGGGCGGCGCGAATTTCGCCAATCCGCCGTATAACGATGCGGGCGATCCGCCCACCACGACGCGCCCGATCTTCCGCCCCTTTGGGCCGACGGCCAGCCCGGCCCGCACCTTTCCGAGCCTGACCTACATTCTGAACAACGCCAACACGCCGCCCGATACGCTTCCCGGTCAGTTCGGCCAGACCTTCCAAACGGCGGAGCAGTTGCCGCGCGTGGCCCGGCAAATCAACTTCCGCGTCGTGTTGCGCGACAACCGCGCGGGCGGCGGCGGGTTGAATGACGACAACGTGACCTTGACGGTGGACGGCGCGTCCGGCCCCTTCCTGGTGACCGCGCCGAACACGGCGGTGACCTGGACAGTAGGTTCGCAGCAAACCGTGACGTGGAGCATCAACAACACCAATGCCGCGCCGATCAATGCGGCCAGCGTGCGCCTCACGCTTTCGGTTGACGGCGGCCAGAGCTTTCCCTTCGTGCTGGCGGCCAGCGTGCCCAACAACGGCACGGCCAATGTCACCGTGCCGAATGGCTTGAACACGACGGCGGCGCGCGTCAAAGTCGAGGCCCTCGGCAACATCTTCTTCGATATTTCGGATGTGAACTTTGCGATCAACGCGGGCGCGGCCTGCCCGAACGTCACGGCCCTCGCGCCGAGCGTCGGCAATCCCGGCACGGTCGTCACGCTGACCGGCGTGGGCCTCACGGGCGTGACGGCGGTGCGTTTCAGCAACAACGTCGCGGCGGCGGCTTTCAATGTCGTCAATGACACGACGCTGACTGCGACCGTACCGGCTGGCGCGGTGACCGGGCCGCTCACGCTGAGCAAAGCCACTTGCCCGGAGGTGACTACGCCCGTCTTCGTCTTTTGCACGAATCCCGCCACCACGTTGCAGGTGGATGATAATGGCTTTGAGGGTGGCGCCGGCGGCACGTATTTCGCCAACCGGCTGACGCCGGCAACGTATCCCGCCTCCTTGCGCAGCATCAGCCTGCAACTGGATGTGCCGGCAGGCACGAACATCACGCTGCTGACGGGCGCGAATCCAAGCGGCAATGCCAACATCAACGATTTGCCGCTGCAACGAACTGCGGTAACAGCGGGGCCGCCAGGGCAATTCCGGGAGTACAACGTGCCCGCGCTCACGCTGGGGTCGGGGGATTTCGTCGTGGGTTGTTTCGTCGAAGGGACGCAGTTCCCCATCGCCTTTGACACCACCACGCCGCAAATGCGTTCTTACAATGGCTTCGGCGGAACCAACTGGAATCAACTCAATGACCGGAACTACCCCATCCGCGCCCAAATCCTGACGGGTTGCGGCAGCGGCGTGACTTGTCCAATGGTGACCGGCCTGACGCCGAACAACGGCTCAGTCGGGACAATGGTGAATATCGCGGGCGCGAATTTTGCCGGCGTGACGGCGGTGCGTTTCAGCAACAACGTCAATGCCGCATTCACTGTCAACGGCGATAGTCAGATCACGGCGACCGTGCCCAACGGCGCAGTGACCGGGCCGCTGACCATCGTGCGCCCCAATTGCCCGGATGCGCAGACGGCGGCCTTCACGGTGAATCCGATCAACTGCGCCACCGTGACGGGCGTCAATCCGCCGCGCGCCGCCGTCGGGGGCACGGTCACCATCACGGGCACCAATCTGACTGGCGTCTCCATCGTGAAATTCACCAACGAGGTCAGCGCGGTGTTCACCGTGGACAGCGACGCGCAAATCACCGCGACCGTCCCGAATGGCGCCACGCCCGGCCCCATCACGTTGAGCAAAACGGGCTGTCCAACTTTGCAAACCGCCGCCATCACGCTCTGCAATACGCCGCTCTCCGCGCAAGTGGACGACGGCACGCAGCAAGGCGCGAGCGGCGCGTTCGGACAGGTTTTCCTGGTCAACCGGCTGACGCCGATGGCTTATCCGGCCACGCTCAACAGCGTCATCATCCGGTTCGATCCTTTCCAGGCAATTCCCACCGGCACCGCGTTCACGCTGCTCGGCGCGGCCAATCCCAACGGCGGGGCGAACATTGACAACCTCGCCTTTCAGCAGGTCAATGCGCAAGTCGGCACGCTGCGCGAATTCGTCACTTACAATCTGACTACGCCCGTCACGATCAACGCGGGCGATTTCGTCGTGGGCTTCAGCATCAACCGTGAGAACAGCTTTCCACTGTTGCGCAACACCAACAATCCGCAAGGGCGCTCTTACTCCTCAAACAACGGAACCAACTTTGCGGTGATCGAGGGCAACGCGAATCTGCTGATTCGCGCGGGCTACACGCTGGGTTGCGGCGCGGGGCCGGTGTGCGCCACCGTCACCAATCTCAACCCGACCACCGGGATGACCGGCGCACAAGTCGTCATCACCGGCACGGGCCTGACCGGCGTGACGGGCGTGCGGTTCAGCAACAACGTGGCCGCGCAATTCACCGCTGACAGCGACACGCAAATTACCGCAACCGTCCCAGCGGGCGCGGTGACCGGGCCGCTGACCATCACCAAACCCGGCTGCGCCGATGTGCAGACGGCAGCTTTCACCGTGACCGCGCCGCCCACTTGCCCGACGATCACCAACCTCACGCCTGCCGAAGGCTTGGTCGCCGCGCAAGTCATGCTGACCGGCACGAATTTCACCGGCGTGACGGGCGTCGCGTTCAGCAACAACGTCGCGGCGCAATTCAATGTCGTCAACGACACGCAAATCACCGCGACCGTACCGGCGGGTGCGGTGACCGGGCCTCTGACGCTCACTAAACCCAATTGCGCCGATACGCTCTCGGCCCCCTTCACCGTGCTGCCACCGGCTGATCCGATGCTCGACATCAACAATGTCGAAGCCCGCGAAGGCAACGGGGCGAACCGCCGCAACGCGCCCCAGACCACCACGCCCGTTACCTTCACGGTCACGTTGGGCGGTGTGCGCGGGTACAACCAAACGATCACGGTGAATTACGCGACCGCCGACAACACCGCGCTGGCGGGGAGCGATTATATCGCCACCTCCGGCACGCTGAACTTTGCGCCGCCATTCACTCAAAACACGGCCACGCGCACCATCACCGTCCTGCTGATAAATGACAACGGGCATGAGGCGAACGAAGATTTCTTTGTCAACCTCAGCGGCGCAGTCAACGCCGTGCTGCACGACGGTCAGGGCGATTGCACCATTCTGGACGACGATTGCGTGGCCTTCGCCTTCGCGCCCAGCGCCTTGCCCAACGCGCTGCCCGGCGTGGCGTATCAGCAACAACTCAGCGTGAGCGGCGGGCAAGCGCCCTATTTCTTCGCGCTCGCAGCCGATTCCACGTTGCCGCCGGGGTTGAATTTGTCGCCGACGGGTCTGCTGGCTGGCACGCCCACGCAAAACGGCGTGTTCAGTTTTGCGGTCGAAGTGGATGACGATTTCGGCTGTTTCGACGATCACCTTTACACGCTGCGGGTGGGCAAGCGCATCACACCGGCGGATTTCGACGGCGACGGCCAGGCCGATCTGGGCGTCTGGCGCGGCAACAACGGCAACTGGCTCACGCTCAATTCGGGCAATGGCCAATTGCAAACCGTCCAATGGGGCGCGGGGGTTGCGCCGTATAACGACGTGATCGTGCCGGGCGATTACGACGGCGATGGCAAGGCCGATCAAGCCATCTGGCGCGGCGCCGATTCGATCTGGTACATCCGCAAATCCTCGGACGGGCAATCGCTCTTGAAACTTTTCGGCAGCAGCAACGCGCCCTATTTCGACGTGCCTGCGCCCGCCGATTATGACGGCGACGGCAAAACGGACATCGCCGTCTGGCGGCCTGCTGACGGGCGGTTTTACGTCTTGAAGAGTTCGGATGGCGGCTTCCTGATCGAGGCTTGGGGCACAGCGGGCGACAAGCCCGTGCCGGGCGATTACGATGGCGATGGTAAAGCCGACTTCGCCGTCTGGCGGCCCGGTGATGGTAACTGGTACATCAAAAAGAGCAGTGGCGGCTTCCAGGTTATTGCCTGGGGTGCCGGGGCTGCGCCATTCCTTGATGTGCCTGTTCCGGCGGATTTCGACGGCGACGGCAAGGCCGATTGCGCGGTCTGGCGCACCTCGAGTTCGACCTGGTACATACGCCCCAGCGCCACGCCGAATGCGCCTGTCGTGACGGCTTGGGGCGCCAGCGGCGCTCCGTTCTTCGACACGCCCGCGCCTGCCGATTTCGACGGTGACGGCAAAGCCGACATCGCCGTCTGGCGGCGCAATAATGCCACCTGGTATGTCCTGCGCAGTTCCAATGGCACGTACCTGATTCAAGCCAATGGACAAAGCGGTGACACGCCCATACCGGGTGCGCCGCGCTAA
- a CDS encoding CocE/NonD family hydrolase codes for MRRKIFWSLILATTSLFAAFQIASGQRRAPANPELFAQRNATEAELQSVAIVERKLMIPMRDGKRMAADLYRPKDTSQKYSTIFSRTPYNFNYWDVRNGVVSDMRTQLDAVKRGYAYMVMNERGHFFSEGNYDILGPPLTDGDDALTWMAKQSWSNGKVGTIGCSSTAEWQLGVAAQGNPAFAAMIPQGFGAGVGRVGGYYEQGNWYRGGAVQMLFIAWLYGEQNQVRPQMPPHATQEDLIRASKAFDLAQQLPPVDWSQALTHLPVMDIMKAVDGPKGIFADEMPVDTGGAMIKRAPNDPAWYKGGLWHDNMKVNVPGFWFMSWYDVSVGPNLAAYNHVRKTARPDIANQQYAVIAPTLHCAYKRATENTIVGERSMGDARLNYDELTYGWFDRFLKGEQNGVLEKMPRVRYYTMGLNKWQSADSWPPAGAQPLTFYLASGGKANTLNGDGVLVAAAPATDSPDKFDYDPMNPVPSYGGNVCCTGNAVQGGAFDQRKMEARPDILVYSSEPLAQGMEVSGPIEVTLYVSSDAKDTDFTVKLIDVLPDGTAYNLDETIQRVRYRDGYDKPPVWMEAGKVYKVTLQPMTTSNFFDAGHRIRLEVSSSNFPRFDRNLNTGGKNYDEVKGVVAHNAVHHARQYPSEVKLTVVKK; via the coding sequence ATGCGAAGAAAGATTTTCTGGTCACTCATCTTGGCTACGACAAGCTTGTTCGCAGCCTTTCAAATCGCGAGCGGGCAACGGCGCGCGCCGGCTAACCCTGAACTGTTCGCCCAACGCAACGCGACCGAGGCGGAGTTGCAATCCGTCGCCATCGTCGAGCGCAAGCTGATGATCCCGATGCGCGACGGCAAACGCATGGCGGCTGACCTGTATCGCCCCAAAGACACGTCGCAGAAATATTCGACGATCTTTTCGCGCACGCCCTACAACTTCAATTACTGGGATGTGCGCAACGGCGTCGTGAGCGACATGCGCACGCAACTCGACGCCGTCAAACGCGGCTATGCGTACATGGTAATGAACGAACGCGGCCATTTCTTTTCGGAAGGGAATTACGACATTCTCGGCCCGCCATTGACCGATGGCGATGACGCGCTGACCTGGATGGCGAAACAGTCCTGGTCGAATGGCAAGGTCGGCACGATTGGCTGTTCATCCACCGCCGAATGGCAACTGGGTGTCGCGGCGCAAGGCAATCCGGCCTTTGCGGCGATGATCCCGCAAGGCTTTGGCGCGGGTGTAGGGCGTGTCGGTGGTTATTACGAACAGGGCAACTGGTATCGCGGCGGCGCGGTGCAAATGCTGTTCATCGCCTGGTTGTATGGCGAACAGAATCAAGTGCGCCCGCAAATGCCGCCGCATGCCACGCAGGAAGATTTGATTCGCGCCTCGAAAGCTTTTGATCTGGCGCAACAGTTGCCGCCGGTGGATTGGTCGCAGGCGCTCACGCATCTGCCGGTGATGGACATTATGAAAGCTGTGGACGGGCCAAAGGGGATTTTCGCCGATGAAATGCCGGTGGATACCGGCGGCGCGATGATCAAACGCGCGCCCAACGATCCGGCATGGTACAAGGGCGGTTTGTGGCACGACAACATGAAGGTCAACGTGCCCGGCTTCTGGTTCATGTCCTGGTACGACGTTTCGGTGGGGCCGAATCTAGCGGCATACAATCACGTGCGCAAAACGGCGCGGCCCGACATCGCCAACCAGCAATACGCCGTGATCGCGCCGACGCTGCATTGCGCCTACAAACGTGCGACTGAAAACACCATCGTCGGCGAACGCAGCATGGGCGATGCGCGGCTCAATTACGACGAACTGACTTACGGCTGGTTTGATCGCTTCTTGAAAGGCGAGCAGAACGGCGTGCTCGAAAAGATGCCGAGGGTGCGTTACTACACGATGGGCCTCAACAAATGGCAGAGCGCCGACTCCTGGCCTCCGGCGGGTGCGCAGCCGCTGACGTTTTATCTGGCGAGCGGCGGCAAAGCGAATACGCTGAATGGCGACGGCGTGCTGGTCGCGGCGGCTCCGGCGACAGACAGTCCTGACAAATTCGATTATGACCCGATGAACCCCGTGCCTTCGTATGGCGGCAACGTTTGCTGCACAGGCAATGCTGTGCAAGGCGGCGCCTTCGATCAGCGCAAGATGGAAGCGCGCCCGGACATCCTCGTTTACAGCAGCGAACCGTTGGCGCAAGGCATGGAAGTCAGCGGCCCGATTGAAGTCACGCTGTATGTTTCATCCGACGCCAAGGACACCGATTTCACGGTCAAGCTGATTGACGTGTTGCCGGATGGGACGGCCTACAATCTGGATGAAACGATTCAGCGGGTGCGTTACCGCGACGGTTACGACAAACCGCCGGTGTGGATGGAAGCGGGCAAGGTTTACAAAGTGACGCTGCAACCGATGACGACCAGCAATTTCTTTGACGCGGGCCATCGCATTCGTTTGGAAGTGTCGAGCAGCAACTTCCCGCGCTTTGATCGGAATCTGAATACGGGCGGGAAGAATTACGATGAAGTGAAAGGCGTGGTCGCGCACAACGCGGTGCATCATGCACGGCAGTATCCGTCGGAGGTGAAGCTGACGGTAGTGAAGAAGTAG
- a CDS encoding beta-lactamase family protein, which yields MSKRLLLIAITALLLPMSAILPTSLQSAGLPTLKAKGAEAIDRLFKAAVAQKELAGVVAAVVNKNQTLYLKAFGNQDVAQNVPLSKDTVFRIASMTKPVTSVAVMMLVEQGKLRLDDAVGNYLPALKGREVIATFNEKDATYTTRPAKQEMTIRHLLAHTSGLSYSFTSPTILSLQQKTGKNQRDLPLLFDPGTKWQYSHSTAALGDIVEKLSGQSLEDYFQANIFRPLQMTDTSFLLPAEKARRLVTVHQREATGLVETPNPAKYTSVVRGDGGLVSTASDYSAFLHMLLNEGSWHGARLLKPATVRLMTSNQIGALVVEEMPVVIPKQSAAFPFGAGKDKFGLGFQITMTEGKAAHERSAGSYTWAGIFNTHFWVDPKRGIGVVFLTQELPFYNTTTMVVMRRFEHLIYEHLQ from the coding sequence ATGTCGAAACGTTTGCTGCTGATTGCGATAACGGCCTTGTTGCTTCCGATGTCGGCAATTTTACCCACCTCATTGCAATCGGCTGGCTTGCCAACGCTAAAGGCCAAGGGCGCTGAAGCGATTGACCGATTGTTCAAGGCTGCCGTCGCCCAGAAAGAACTCGCCGGCGTGGTGGCTGCGGTCGTGAATAAGAATCAGACGCTGTACCTCAAGGCTTTTGGCAACCAGGACGTGGCCCAAAATGTCCCGCTGTCTAAAGACACCGTGTTTCGCATCGCGTCCATGACCAAGCCCGTTACCTCGGTTGCGGTAATGATGCTGGTTGAGCAAGGCAAGTTGCGGCTCGACGACGCGGTGGGCAATTACCTGCCTGCGCTCAAGGGGCGCGAAGTGATCGCCACATTTAATGAGAAGGACGCCACGTATACGACACGACCAGCGAAGCAGGAGATGACCATCCGGCACTTGCTCGCGCACACATCGGGGCTGAGTTATTCGTTTACCAGCCCCACCATCCTGAGCCTGCAACAGAAAACCGGTAAGAATCAGCGTGATCTGCCGCTCTTGTTCGATCCCGGCACGAAATGGCAATACTCGCATAGCACGGCGGCGCTGGGTGACATTGTCGAAAAGCTCTCGGGGCAGTCGCTCGAAGACTACTTTCAGGCAAACATCTTTCGTCCGCTGCAAATGACTGACACGTCTTTTTTGCTTCCCGCCGAGAAAGCGAGACGGCTCGTTACCGTCCATCAACGGGAAGCGACCGGACTGGTCGAGACGCCGAATCCTGCCAAATACACGTCGGTCGTGCGGGGCGACGGCGGATTGGTCTCGACTGCTTCGGACTACTCCGCCTTTCTGCACATGTTGCTGAATGAGGGAAGCTGGCACGGCGCCCGTTTGCTCAAGCCCGCAACCGTGCGGCTCATGACCTCCAATCAGATCGGCGCGCTTGTGGTCGAGGAGATGCCTGTGGTGATACCGAAACAATCGGCTGCGTTCCCGTTCGGAGCGGGCAAGGACAAGTTTGGCCTGGGCTTCCAGATAACCATGACCGAAGGCAAAGCGGCTCACGAGCGCAGTGCTGGCAGCTATACCTGGGCCGGAATCTTCAATACGCATTTCTGGGTGGACCCGAAACGGGGCATCGGCGTCGTGTTCCTGACGCAAGAGCTGCCGTTTTATAACACCACGACTATGGTTGTTATGAGGAGGTTCGAGCACTTGATTTATGAGCACCTACAGTAA
- a CDS encoding DinB family protein, whose product MIVNDLISLYDYGYWVNRKLFQVLAQLTPEEFTQPVAGSYGSIRNTLVHVLSAEWGWLDRCGGPARSVALKGDDYPTLETLRETWGRVEGYVREFLSGLKDEDLTRVVEFTLGPTGKQAMPLGELLHHAAIHGVHHRGQVALLLRMLGYTPGNFDILFYYAERRAA is encoded by the coding sequence ATGATCGTCAATGATCTCATCAGTCTTTACGATTACGGCTATTGGGTGAACCGGAAACTCTTTCAGGTGCTGGCGCAACTCACGCCGGAAGAATTCACACAGCCTGTGGCGGGCAGTTATGGTTCTATCCGCAACACCCTGGTGCATGTGCTGAGCGCCGAATGGGGCTGGCTGGATCGTTGCGGCGGCCCGGCGCGCAGCGTGGCGCTCAAAGGCGACGATTACCCCACGCTCGAAACGTTACGCGAAACCTGGGGGCGCGTAGAAGGTTATGTGCGTGAGTTTCTGTCCGGGTTGAAAGACGAAGACCTGACGCGCGTGGTTGAATTCACGCTCGGCCCAACGGGGAAGCAGGCTATGCCTTTGGGTGAACTGCTGCACCACGCGGCCATTCATGGCGTCCATCATCGTGGGCAGGTGGCGTTGTTGCTTAGGATGCTCGGTTATACGCCGGGCAATTTCGACATCCTGTTTTATTACGCTGAGCGCCGCGCCGCCTAG
- a CDS encoding PQQ-binding-like beta-propeller repeat protein → MKRMFSGKFGRALLLVLASLVASLSGSVNARQQPGVQLPDTPLKFGAFNARFDPDGTFKLEGTGWPAFSGTWKRTGDGLELVSAKAPKGCEGAGRYKARLEGKRVIFNLIADECVPRRMILGDSVWSPAEEAKVIAPRRIVTKASARPPKTVEPSAANANWPAFRGIQASGVTEKQNLPDKWDGKTGENVLWRTPIPGLAHSSPVVWGARLFVTSAVSSDPKASFKPGLYGDGDASQDRTPQRWTLYALDKHTGKILWERVAHEGVPNEKRHIKSTYASATPATDGRIVVAWFGSQGVYAYDLNGRLLWQVELGRLNVGAYDIPTYEWGTASSPILWNNLVILQCDTQDDSFLLALDADTGKQVWKTERDELPSWGTPTVAMTAAGPELVTNAANYVRGYDPRTGKELWRLGRSSKITAPTPLFADDKFIIASGRAPERPIFVVKAGARGDLTLPEGNTASESVVWSHNGRGSYMPTPLVYDGILYVLANNGLLDAYDVKTGEEIYRQRLPLVGSGFSASPVAADGKLYLSNEDGDVLVIKAGRKYEHLGTNAMGDLLMATPALSEGVMYVRSAQSLFAVGRKK, encoded by the coding sequence ATGAAAAGAATGTTTTCCGGCAAATTTGGGCGGGCGTTGCTGTTGGTGCTGGCAAGCCTGGTTGCCAGCCTCTCCGGTTCAGTAAATGCGCGCCAGCAACCCGGCGTACAGCTTCCTGACACGCCCCTGAAATTCGGCGCCTTTAACGCACGCTTCGACCCCGACGGCACGTTCAAGCTGGAAGGCACGGGCTGGCCCGCCTTCAGCGGCACTTGGAAACGCACCGGCGATGGGCTTGAACTGGTCAGCGCCAAAGCGCCCAAGGGTTGCGAAGGCGCGGGCCGGTATAAAGCGCGGCTCGAGGGCAAGCGCGTCATCTTCAATCTCATCGCGGATGAATGTGTGCCGCGCCGGATGATTCTAGGCGACAGCGTTTGGTCGCCCGCCGAGGAAGCCAAAGTCATCGCCCCGCGCCGCATCGTCACCAAAGCCAGCGCGCGTCCGCCCAAAACGGTTGAACCGTCTGCGGCGAATGCCAACTGGCCGGCTTTTCGAGGAATACAGGCGTCCGGTGTGACCGAAAAGCAAAACCTGCCGGACAAGTGGGACGGCAAGACGGGCGAGAACGTTCTGTGGCGCACGCCAATTCCGGGCCTCGCGCATTCCAGCCCGGTCGTCTGGGGCGCGCGCCTCTTCGTTACCAGCGCGGTCAGCAGCGATCCCAAAGCGAGTTTCAAACCGGGGCTGTATGGCGACGGCGACGCTTCGCAAGATCGCACGCCGCAACGCTGGACGCTTTACGCCCTGGACAAACACACGGGCAAAATTCTGTGGGAACGCGTGGCGCACGAAGGCGTGCCCAACGAAAAGCGCCACATCAAGTCTACCTACGCCAGCGCGACGCCCGCGACCGATGGGCGCATCGTCGTCGCCTGGTTCGGTTCGCAGGGCGTATATGCGTATGACCTGAACGGGCGGCTGTTGTGGCAGGTTGAGCTGGGCCGCTTGAATGTGGGCGCGTATGACATTCCGACCTATGAGTGGGGCACGGCCAGTTCGCCGATCTTATGGAATAACCTCGTCATCCTGCAATGCGACACGCAGGACGATTCGTTCTTGCTGGCGCTCGACGCCGACACCGGCAAGCAGGTGTGGAAGACCGAACGCGACGAACTACCTTCGTGGGGCACGCCGACCGTGGCGATGACTGCGGCGGGGCCGGAGTTGGTGACGAACGCGGCGAATTATGTGCGTGGTTACGATCCCCGCACCGGCAAGGAATTGTGGCGGTTGGGACGCAGTTCCAAGATCACCGCGCCGACGCCGCTCTTTGCCGACGACAAATTCATCATCGCCAGTGGCCGCGCGCCCGAACGTCCGATCTTTGTCGTGAAGGCCGGCGCGCGTGGCGACCTGACGCTGCCGGAGGGCAACACCGCGAGCGAGTCAGTCGTGTGGAGCCACAACGGGCGCGGGTCGTATATGCCGACGCCGCTCGTGTATGACGGCATCTTGTACGTGCTCGCCAATAACGGCTTGCTCGACGCTTACGACGTCAAGACGGGCGAAGAAATCTACCGGCAGCGTTTGCCGCTGGTGGGCAGCGGTTTTAGCGCCTCGCCGGTCGCGGCGGATGGCAAGCTGTATCTATCCAATGAAGACGGCGATGTGTTGGTGATCAAGGCGGGCCGTAAGTATGAGCACCTCGGTACCAATGCGATGGGCGATTTGTTGATGGCGACCCCGGCGTTGTCGGAAGGTGTGATGTATGTGCGGTCGGCGCAGAGTTTGTTTGCGGTGGGCCGGAAGAAATAG